In the genome of Rhodoplanes sp. Z2-YC6860, one region contains:
- a CDS encoding Flp family type IVb pilin, with protein MRGCRTSKVELMRLAADLVADERGATAIEYAIVAAGVGCAVAGTVWNVGGAVKATLYDKLASLFP; from the coding sequence ATGCGTGGGTGTCGGACATCAAAAGTCGAGCTGATGCGCCTGGCCGCCGACCTCGTCGCGGACGAGCGTGGCGCGACGGCAATCGAATACGCCATCGTTGCAGCCGGCGTTGGCTGCGCGGTCGCCGGCACGGTATGGAATGTCGGCGGGGCTGTGAAGGCGACGCTTTACGATAAACTTGCGTCCCTTTTCCCATAA
- a CDS encoding TadE/TadG family type IV pilus assembly protein yields MVPRNNNITGDTMFIRVRTFVRNSVVRTLARLCDDRAGTITTTFALTMIPVMSAVGAAVDYSRANSIKSSMQMALDSAVLAGGKDGSSNWSQVATNVFNANMASRGATGLSFSTAFSAQQGLYQGSASATVPTVFMSVVRMSAMQVAVRSTAQATAPDNSCILTLDKGQPTSHMSLTLNGAPIINLSGCSIRSNTALECNGHDGNVTKSIASGIADGCSNPSSYASAVPDIYAALANGITKQCGSSRPGVSWTPGVLPTGAGFIRTTNNGRTEYHVCGDLSLSGTGSLTGDSPSADTLVVIENGSLNVGNNAAISVTRMGFVLTGNNTVPSAVNFPNGNGKTGQLTLSPPIESTNPWQGVALYQDPSLTNNIDNKWGPGADFNADGLVYLGNSNVVTDGNTSSSNAQCSKFVMNTFTTNGRVNLNFDQSVASCAAIGLKQWGGITVHLVN; encoded by the coding sequence ATGGTCCCCCGCAACAACAATATCACGGGGGATACGATGTTTATTCGTGTTCGTACTTTCGTTCGGAATTCAGTCGTTCGGACTCTTGCCCGGCTTTGCGATGACAGGGCCGGCACTATCACAACGACCTTCGCGCTCACCATGATTCCGGTCATGAGCGCCGTCGGGGCTGCGGTCGATTATTCGCGGGCCAACTCCATCAAATCGAGCATGCAGATGGCGCTTGATTCGGCTGTCCTGGCGGGTGGCAAGGACGGGTCGTCCAACTGGTCACAGGTTGCGACGAATGTGTTCAATGCCAACATGGCCAGCCGAGGCGCGACCGGGCTTTCATTTTCGACGGCATTTTCTGCCCAACAAGGTTTGTATCAAGGAAGCGCGTCGGCGACGGTGCCCACGGTCTTCATGAGCGTGGTCAGAATGTCGGCCATGCAGGTCGCTGTCAGATCTACTGCGCAAGCCACTGCTCCAGACAATTCGTGCATTCTCACACTCGATAAAGGGCAGCCCACATCCCACATGTCGCTGACACTGAACGGCGCGCCGATCATCAACCTGTCGGGCTGCTCGATACGCTCGAATACCGCGCTGGAGTGCAACGGACATGACGGCAATGTCACGAAATCGATCGCCTCGGGTATCGCTGATGGTTGTAGCAACCCGAGCTCTTACGCTTCCGCCGTTCCCGACATTTACGCGGCGCTCGCCAACGGCATCACGAAGCAGTGCGGCTCATCGCGGCCGGGCGTGAGTTGGACACCCGGCGTCTTGCCGACAGGCGCCGGATTTATCCGGACGACGAATAATGGCCGCACCGAATATCACGTCTGCGGCGATCTTTCACTGTCCGGCACAGGCTCGTTGACGGGCGATTCACCCAGTGCCGACACGCTGGTGGTGATCGAAAATGGCAGTCTGAACGTTGGTAACAATGCTGCAATCTCAGTGACACGGATGGGCTTCGTGCTCACTGGCAACAACACCGTTCCAAGCGCTGTGAACTTCCCGAATGGCAACGGCAAAACCGGTCAGCTCACCTTGTCGCCGCCGATCGAGTCAACCAATCCCTGGCAAGGCGTGGCCCTCTATCAAGACCCAAGTCTGACCAACAACATCGACAACAAGTGGGGGCCGGGCGCCGACTTCAATGCTGACGGCTTGGTATACCTCGGAAACTCAAACGTCGTGACGGATGGCAACACTTCCAGCAGCAACGCCCAGTGCTCCAAGTTCGTCATGAACACGTTTACGACGAACGGCCGGGTCAACCTCAATTTCGATCAGTCGGTTGCCTCGTGTGCGGCCATCGGCTTGAAGCAGTGGGGCGGTATCACGGTTCATTTGGTGAACTGA
- a CDS encoding PilZ domain-containing protein yields the protein MFGERRKSPRYTINRIAKFYGENGSLPRDCTITDISETGARLFASGDDIPDQFVLLITGDKSIREECRVAWRLGGEVGVEFITKEREFRRAELVKRLRAETRQTLVKAD from the coding sequence ATGTTTGGCGAACGTCGGAAGTCTCCGCGGTACACCATCAACAGAATCGCGAAATTCTACGGCGAGAACGGATCGCTGCCGCGCGATTGTACGATCACCGACATCTCGGAAACCGGCGCAAGGTTGTTTGCCTCTGGAGACGATATCCCCGATCAGTTCGTGCTCCTGATCACCGGCGACAAATCCATCCGCGAGGAATGCCGGGTGGCATGGAGACTTGGCGGGGAAGTTGGTGTCGAATTCATTACCAAGGAGCGCGAGTTTCGGCGTGCAGAACTCGTTAAACGGCTGCGCGCTGAAACCAGGCAGACTCTTGTGAAGGCGGATTAA
- a CDS encoding GNAT family N-acetyltransferase translates to MRKTGGPTVSVLRARASTLRGEAPEENDNEIRNCSVFMVAVTSQFDFLSEEYATLFAGSNATAFQHPIWLDAIYNKLVAPLNVEPLIMTVRGAANGDLKMVLPLLRRKYLGLRTIEFADLGVSDYVAPVASQATIDAIAADPFTCRRIKTLMQPFDMLRIRKLQSSSEAIRKVLGGTVCSELPMSAYAVPLGSDFATWRVNSISASYRKELDKKSRQLHRKGKVVFDCASDVETIKATLLKMQEYRRGRFESGDLLQDQVFFDFYLDVAIRGRSTLARFYPVLMDGAPIAGAMALAHKGSLLVILTGFDHDNYKNQSLGSLIFEMVANHGIGVGDRVLDFTIGDEPYKILFGSQKSPIYQIFGSGSMAGAIAGAAVHSPWVKRVAQRFVK, encoded by the coding sequence ATGCGAAAAACCGGCGGACCAACTGTTTCTGTATTACGCGCTCGTGCCTCGACACTCAGGGGCGAAGCGCCGGAAGAAAATGACAACGAAATTCGGAATTGCTCCGTGTTTATGGTAGCGGTCACTTCTCAGTTCGATTTCCTGTCTGAAGAATACGCCACGCTGTTCGCCGGGTCGAACGCGACGGCATTTCAGCACCCGATCTGGCTCGATGCGATCTACAACAAACTCGTGGCGCCACTGAACGTGGAGCCGTTGATCATGACCGTGCGCGGTGCGGCGAATGGCGACCTCAAAATGGTCCTGCCGCTGCTGCGCCGGAAATATCTCGGGCTGCGGACCATTGAGTTCGCGGACCTCGGCGTTTCGGACTACGTGGCGCCTGTCGCCAGCCAGGCAACGATCGATGCCATTGCTGCCGACCCGTTCACGTGCAGGCGCATCAAGACGCTCATGCAGCCGTTCGACATGCTCCGCATTCGAAAACTGCAATCATCCTCGGAGGCGATACGGAAAGTGCTCGGCGGGACGGTTTGCTCCGAGCTGCCGATGAGTGCTTATGCGGTGCCGCTCGGTTCCGATTTTGCGACTTGGCGGGTCAACAGCATATCGGCCTCGTATCGCAAGGAGCTCGACAAGAAGTCCCGCCAGTTGCACCGCAAGGGCAAGGTGGTTTTCGATTGTGCGAGCGATGTGGAGACGATCAAAGCAACCCTGCTCAAGATGCAGGAATATCGCCGGGGGCGCTTCGAGTCCGGCGACTTGCTGCAGGACCAGGTCTTTTTCGATTTCTATCTCGACGTTGCGATCCGCGGGCGCTCGACACTCGCGCGGTTCTATCCGGTGTTGATGGATGGTGCTCCTATCGCGGGCGCCATGGCTCTCGCTCATAAAGGTTCGCTTTTGGTCATTCTCACCGGGTTTGATCATGACAACTACAAGAACCAATCGCTCGGCTCCTTGATCTTCGAGATGGTTGCCAATCATGGTATCGGCGTTGGCGATCGTGTGCTCGACTTCACGATTGGTGACGAGCCCTACAAAATCCTGTTCGGCTCGCAAAAGTCGCCCATCTATCAGATCTTCGGATCGGGTAGTATGGCTGGTGCCATCGCGGGAGCGGCGGTGCATTCGCCGTGGGTCAAAAGAGTTGCGCAACGTTTTGTAAAATAG
- a CDS encoding glucosamine inositolphosphorylceramide transferase family protein, which translates to MTLLSSQAPRLNQKGLARSQPSMPAGSASLRDDKTRLAVILPRHRLWEWHRQLILHLVKRYDVAVFLDDRASPYRRAERLWLKLEQLAFPGGALAKPIAPEDSWRPVSEFNDIFGRIVINLSERSDSYAEAIELRYDGVLDSDALIERLLSQSSPKLSAHCTGTNGTLAASRLAIEDKFSIGRGLQAAFSRSISLIDRALCPTTGQSAGDGNATATPVGGNLARFVPRMIAHKVSSLVMKPFRWRQHWQVALRDGAGAFKVVEDDGARFYADPFLHRANGRTFLFVEEYPYADRRGLISAAEVVGDRLLAAPVPVLKRPYHLSYPLVFEHDGEFYMIPETGENRSVELYRAIEYPWKWELSAVLMQGAVFSDATILFHDGLWWLFMTADWFGASTQDELSIFYSETLQGDWKPHLTNPVKSDSRSSRPAGRIVQQGGRLFRPAQDCDRTYGAGIVWFEITMLTKTCFSEREMTAWDGQAELSMDGLHSFDQLGSLQAIDFNCSVARGVMRKNVSTIAPRRGGKLERSFSRASHCLQIDQV; encoded by the coding sequence ATGACGCTACTTTCGTCTCAGGCACCGCGCCTTAACCAAAAAGGCCTGGCTCGCTCGCAACCGAGTATGCCGGCCGGGTCGGCATCTTTGCGCGATGACAAAACGCGGCTCGCGGTCATTCTGCCAAGGCACCGGCTTTGGGAGTGGCACCGCCAGCTGATTCTGCATCTCGTGAAGCGCTATGACGTTGCCGTGTTTCTCGATGACCGCGCGTCGCCATATCGTCGCGCAGAGAGGCTTTGGTTGAAACTGGAGCAATTGGCTTTCCCCGGCGGTGCGCTTGCCAAGCCGATTGCTCCCGAGGACAGCTGGCGTCCGGTCTCTGAGTTCAACGACATCTTCGGCAGGATCGTTATCAACTTATCCGAGCGCTCTGATTCCTATGCGGAAGCTATCGAGCTTCGATACGACGGCGTGCTGGACAGTGATGCCCTCATCGAGCGATTGTTGTCGCAGAGTTCGCCGAAGCTTTCTGCTCATTGCACAGGCACAAATGGAACTCTCGCAGCATCGAGATTGGCGATCGAAGACAAATTCTCGATCGGCCGCGGACTACAGGCCGCTTTTTCCCGCTCTATATCGCTGATCGACCGCGCGTTATGTCCGACCACCGGTCAGTCCGCTGGCGACGGCAACGCCACGGCAACGCCGGTAGGCGGCAACCTGGCCCGATTCGTCCCGCGCATGATCGCGCATAAAGTCTCGAGCCTTGTCATGAAGCCATTCCGGTGGCGCCAGCACTGGCAGGTGGCGCTGCGCGACGGGGCGGGGGCTTTCAAAGTGGTCGAGGATGATGGCGCCCGCTTTTACGCCGATCCATTCTTGCATCGCGCGAACGGCCGCACGTTTCTGTTTGTCGAAGAGTATCCCTATGCCGACCGAAGGGGCCTGATTTCAGCCGCGGAGGTCGTGGGAGATCGGCTTTTGGCTGCGCCGGTACCAGTGCTCAAGCGGCCCTATCATCTATCGTATCCGTTGGTTTTCGAACACGACGGCGAGTTTTATATGATCCCCGAGACGGGGGAAAATCGCTCTGTCGAACTGTACCGGGCGATCGAATATCCCTGGAAATGGGAGCTCAGCGCCGTCCTGATGCAAGGCGCTGTATTCTCCGATGCGACTATTTTGTTTCATGACGGCCTCTGGTGGCTTTTCATGACGGCTGATTGGTTCGGCGCCTCAACGCAGGACGAGCTATCGATCTTCTACAGTGAGACGCTTCAAGGCGATTGGAAGCCGCATCTCACCAACCCGGTGAAATCGGACAGCCGTTCGTCTCGGCCGGCCGGCCGCATCGTCCAGCAGGGCGGGCGGCTGTTCCGGCCGGCGCAGGATTGCGATCGGACCTACGGCGCCGGCATCGTCTGGTTCGAAATAACCATGCTGACGAAAACATGTTTCAGCGAACGCGAGATGACTGCCTGGGACGGACAAGCTGAGCTATCCATGGACGGACTTCACAGTTTTGACCAGCTCGGCTCGCTTCAAGCTATAGACTTCAACTGCTCGGTTGCCCGCGGAGTGATGCGCAAGAACGTTTCGACAATAGCGCCTCGCCGCGGCGGGAAGCTTGAACGCTCGTTTTCCAGGGCGTCTCATTGTCTTCAGATAGATCAGGTCTGA
- a CDS encoding O-antigen ligase family protein, giving the protein MTSLEASAVGARTATHDVVLNRLVWLAVALLPITGLAGIGAFGELKGSATVYVLAVAILVASFTTLPSGVVIPRPLLVLLACLLSWLVVTTAINFEGILTSVYHGRSGFNKFATSSAVLVFGFASAIICVTPFRRVSDVEKLFVRPLVIAVLACAVFAVPEILSWFSSAGELLYKFSTGLLHTADSEQGRAPGRLISLAFEAPDLSYFAGFACPWMLLAYRLRANGRPLQSVPIVAALPLLLCLITLLLSNSRTGLLMLGGLILAEFIYWVGLRGLRLGVLALVAVIPVFAAVVLVPWLTLHNVDATLNADDVSTTSRLALFSAQASIFAINPVFGVGFGQFGFHAGAVLPSWAWDSYEVLNWFEMFDELPPTFNVAGRLGAELGLPGLVIWYGFWMMAIIWIARAAPQLPRRSSLNFLNAALFGSIFSLVLGGMSNDPFRRPETWLLIAITALHAGRTSERST; this is encoded by the coding sequence ATGACGTCGCTTGAGGCCTCAGCGGTCGGCGCCAGAACGGCCACGCATGATGTCGTGCTCAACCGGCTGGTCTGGCTCGCGGTCGCGCTGCTGCCGATCACGGGCCTCGCAGGCATCGGTGCGTTCGGCGAGTTGAAAGGGTCGGCGACGGTCTATGTTCTTGCGGTCGCGATCCTGGTCGCGAGTTTCACGACGCTGCCCAGCGGAGTCGTCATACCACGGCCGCTCCTCGTCCTCTTGGCATGCCTGCTGTCCTGGCTCGTTGTGACCACCGCGATCAATTTCGAAGGGATCCTGACATCAGTTTATCACGGCCGGAGCGGCTTCAATAAATTCGCCACTTCATCTGCCGTTCTCGTTTTCGGCTTCGCGAGCGCGATAATCTGCGTTACCCCATTCCGTCGCGTAAGCGACGTCGAGAAGCTTTTCGTGAGGCCGCTGGTCATTGCCGTTCTGGCTTGCGCCGTTTTCGCGGTGCCGGAAATTCTGTCGTGGTTTTCTTCCGCCGGTGAGTTGCTCTACAAATTCTCGACCGGATTGCTGCATACGGCGGACAGTGAGCAGGGACGCGCCCCTGGCCGCTTGATCAGTCTTGCCTTCGAGGCGCCCGATCTTTCTTACTTCGCCGGCTTCGCGTGCCCTTGGATGCTGCTGGCTTATCGCCTGCGAGCCAATGGCCGTCCGTTGCAGAGCGTTCCCATCGTAGCCGCCTTGCCTCTGTTGCTCTGCCTGATCACGCTGTTGTTGAGCAATTCACGGACTGGTCTGTTGATGCTGGGCGGGCTGATCCTCGCCGAATTCATCTATTGGGTCGGACTGCGTGGCCTGCGACTCGGCGTCCTTGCGCTGGTCGCCGTCATCCCCGTGTTCGCCGCGGTCGTGCTTGTGCCATGGCTTACGCTGCACAACGTCGATGCCACCCTTAACGCGGACGATGTGTCCACGACGTCGAGGCTGGCGTTGTTTAGCGCTCAGGCTTCGATCTTCGCGATCAATCCGGTCTTTGGCGTGGGCTTCGGGCAGTTCGGCTTTCATGCCGGTGCAGTTCTGCCTTCATGGGCCTGGGACAGCTACGAAGTCCTCAATTGGTTCGAGATGTTCGACGAACTGCCGCCGACCTTCAATGTCGCGGGGCGGCTCGGTGCCGAGCTCGGGTTGCCCGGCCTGGTGATCTGGTACGGCTTCTGGATGATGGCAATCATCTGGATCGCGCGAGCGGCACCTCAACTGCCGCGTCGGTCATCGCTCAACTTTCTGAATGCCGCGCTGTTCGGCAGCATCTTCAGCCTGGTTCTCGGTGGGATGAGTAACGATCCATTCCGTCGCCCGGAAACCTGGCTTCTGATAGCCATCACGGCGCTTCACGCGGGGCGAACGTCGGAGCGCTCGACGTAA
- a CDS encoding glycosyltransferase, whose protein sequence is MQRRSAFLMPVYNPAHDDLTRTVESLLAQTEVADIVIVDDGSRISISEMLVPHDNIVVLRLDRNQGITAALNRGLEYIVSSGYEFVARMDCGDICARNRIAKQKAYMDGHPDTDLLGAFADIVDERGNHLFFEGTSGGRAAIGRKLQDNAAFKHPTFFFRTSWVRKFGGYSTNYPHAEDYEFMRRVHAQGNIECLEDVLLTYEKSSSSISSKNRSAQLWSRLRVQLKYLELASVPAYVGVARTIVTLLVPAPMWARLSQLYWGRTGQRGLAT, encoded by the coding sequence ATGCAGCGACGAAGCGCCTTCCTGATGCCGGTCTACAATCCGGCCCATGACGATCTGACGCGAACGGTCGAGTCGCTGCTGGCGCAGACCGAAGTCGCCGACATCGTCATCGTTGACGACGGATCGCGGATATCCATCAGCGAAATGTTGGTGCCGCACGACAACATCGTCGTGCTTCGGCTCGATCGCAATCAGGGCATTACGGCGGCACTGAACCGCGGTCTCGAATACATCGTTAGCAGCGGTTATGAATTCGTGGCGCGCATGGATTGCGGTGATATTTGCGCGCGCAACCGCATTGCCAAGCAGAAGGCCTACATGGACGGCCATCCCGATACGGACCTGCTTGGAGCGTTCGCGGATATCGTCGACGAGCGCGGCAATCATCTGTTCTTCGAGGGAACGTCCGGCGGCAGGGCAGCGATCGGTCGCAAGCTTCAAGACAACGCGGCGTTCAAGCATCCGACGTTCTTCTTTCGAACATCATGGGTTCGGAAGTTTGGTGGCTATTCGACAAATTATCCGCATGCCGAAGACTATGAGTTCATGCGTCGTGTCCACGCACAGGGCAACATCGAGTGTCTCGAAGATGTTCTCCTGACTTATGAGAAGAGTTCCAGCAGCATCAGCAGCAAGAATCGCAGCGCGCAGTTGTGGTCGCGACTGCGCGTTCAACTGAAATATCTCGAGCTGGCCAGTGTCCCGGCCTATGTCGGCGTGGCCCGAACGATTGTCACCTTGCTTGTGCCGGCCCCGATGTGGGCTCGCCTGTCTCAGCTCTACTGGGGGCGCACAGGCCAACGCGGTTTGGCGACCTAG